One Terriglobales bacterium genomic window, AGCCGAGCCGGGCGCCGTGGTGCAGATGGACAGCGCAGAGGCCACTGTGGCGGACCTGCCGTTTCAGGAGGCTCAATAGCTCGAATTGGTAATTTTGTAATTCGGTAATTTCGCTCCTTCAGACGTCAGCAGATTGCGCGATTACCAAATTTCCCAATTGCCGAACTTAGGTCCTATGTCTGAAAAGAAAAAGCAGCCCGAATTCGTCGTCACCGACCGCCGCAAGTTCACCACCGAAGGCGAGCGCCGCGAGCCAGAGGCCGCAGCGGAAACCGCCGCGCCCGTCGAATCGCCGCCGCAGCCGGCGCCGCAAGCGCCCGCTCCGCCTGCGGCTCCACCCCAGGCAGCGCCTCCGCCCGAATCAACAGCCGAGGTGCCGCCTCCGCCCAGCGCGGCCGAGCAGGCCACCAGTCGCGACGCGTATCGCGCCTCCGGCCGGCAGCTCGATCCCTACATGGATTTGCGCGGCCGCCGCCCCGAAGACTTCGAAATGACGTTCGAGAAGCTGGTGGCTTCCCTCTACATGACCGCGCTCATGCAGCTCGGGCTGATGCACGAGGAAGGTCGCCGCCCGGTCGCCGATCTGGTTGGCGCCCGCCAGACCATTGACACCCTCGGCCTGCTCGATGAGAAGACCCGCGGCAATCTCAATGCGGCGGAACAGAATCTGCTCGAGCACTCCCTCTACGAGCTCCGCATGGCCTTCGTCGAAGTCACCAAGCAGTTCACCAAGACGCCCCCTGGAGGCGAAGGCGCCTCGTGAAGGCGGTTCTCACGGTGCTGGGCAGCGGGACGTCCATGGGCGTGCCCACCATCGGCTGCCGCTGTGCCGTGTGCACCTCGTCCGATCCTCGCGACCGCCGCACGCGGCCCTCCGTGCTGATCGAGTTCAACGGCCGCGTCGTGCTCATCGACACCACGCCCGATTTCCGCGAGCAGGCCATCCGCGAAGGCATCGACCGCATCGACGCCGTGCTCTACACCCACGGCCACGCCGATCACATCCTCGGCCTCGACGATCTGCGTCCGCTCAGCTTCCGCTGCCAGGGCCGTATCCCGCTCTATGCGCACCCGTCCACCGTGGAGCGCTTGCACTCCGTCTTCCGCTACATCTTTGACGACGACTACAAGTACGGCAGCCTGGCCCAGGTGGAGATGCAGACCATCGCCGGCGCCTTGGAGCTGTTCGGCGCCCGCTTCGAACCGGTGAAAATCATGCACGGCGACGCCGAGATCTACGGCTACCGCTTCGGCTCCGCCGCCTATCTCACCGATTTCAGCGAGATCCCGGAAGAATCCTTGACCCGGCTGGAAGGGCTGGACGTCCTCTTCCTCGATGCCCTGCGTCACAAGCCGCATCCCACCCATTCCACGGTGGAGAATTCTCTGCGGCTGGTCGAACACCTGCGGCCTCGCCGCGCTTTCTTCACCCATATCTCGCACGACCTGCCGCACCAGGAGACCAACCGTACGCTGCCGCCGCATGCCCAGTTGGCGCATGATGGCTTGAAGCTGGAGTTCGAGATCTGACCCATGCGCACTTTCCACGGGCTCGACGACCTACCCTCGGACTTCGGGCCCGCCGTGGTTTCCGTCGGCAACTTCGATGGCGTCCACCGCGCCCACCAGGAAGTGCTCCGCCGCGTGGTGGAACGGGCCCGCGAGCGCAAGGCGCGCTCGCTCGCCGTCACCTTCGAGCCTCACCCGATGCGCATCCTGCGCCCGGACATCGCCCTCAAGCTGCTCACGCCCACCGCCGTCAAGCTGCGCCTGCTCGCCCGCGCCGGTCTCGATGCCACGCTCGTCCTTCCCTTCACTCGCGACCTCTCGCTCACTCCGCCGCAGGATTTTGCGCACCAGATCCTCGCCCGCCGGTTGCGTGCCGTCGAGGTGCACGAAGGCGCAAATTTTCACTTCGGTCATCGGGCCCAGGGCAACGTCGAGCGCCTGGCTGAGTTCGGCCGCAAGTTCGGCTTCGACGTGGTCATCTATCCGGAAATGCGCGTCCGCGGCGAATCGGTCTCCAGCAGCCGCATTCGCGAGCTGATCCGTGCCGGGCAGGTCTCGCGCGCGCGCCGCCTGCTCGGCCGCGTGTTCAGCATCATCTCCACCGCCGGGCGCGGCCGCGGCTACGGTCACAAGTTCACCGTCCCCACCATCAACCTCAGCCGCTACGATGAGCTGGTGCCGGGCGACGGCGTGTACATCACCCGCACCCGCGTCGGCGAAGTCACCTTCGATTCCGTCTCCAACGTGGGCATGCGTCCCACTTTCGGTGGCGACTCCTTCGCGGTCGAGAGCCACCTGCTGCACTTCGAGGAGATGGACATTTCCGCCGAGACGGAGGTCGAGGTGGCCTTTCTCTTCCGCCTGCGCCCGGAGATCAAGTTCCCTTCGGTCGAAGCCCTGCGCGAACAGATCGCGCGCGACATCGGCCGCACCCATCGCTACTTCGCGCTGCTCGAGCGCCACGCGCCCACCGCTCCCTGACCGTGCCCGACCCGGCTGCTACAATCCCGCCTTCCATGACCGAACGCTTCGCTGCACTGCGCGAGATCACTGCCGGCCAGCGCCGCACCCTGGTCGCTGCCGCCTTGGGCTGGATGCTGGACGCCTTTGACGTCATGCTCTACGCCCTGGTGTTGGCCTCGGTCATGGGCGAGCTGGGCATGACCAAGGCGCAGTCCGGCCTTCTCAACACCCTCACGCTGGTGGCCTCGGGCATCGGGGGCGTGCTGTTCGGCTTCGTCGCCGACCGCATCGGGCGCAAGAAGGCCCTGATGCTCAGCATTCTCACCTATTCGCTGTGCTCGCTGGGCTCCGGCTTCTCCACTTCGGTGCTGATGCTCGCCGTCTTCCGCTTCGTCCTCGGCCTGGGCATGGGCGGAGAGTGGAACACCGGCGCCACCTTGGTCGCCGAGACTTGGCCCACGCACCTGCGCGCCAAGGCCATCGCCATCGTGCAAAGCTCGTGGGCCATCGGCTTCGCGCTGGCCGCACTCGTGGTCTGGGTGGTGATGCAGTTCTACGACTGGCGCACCGTGTTCTTCGTCGGGGTGTTGCCCGCGCTGGTCATCCTGTGGATCCGCCGCGACGTCCCCGAATCCGAAATGTGGCTCAAGCGCCACGCCCATGTGTCATCCGCAACCGAGGCTCCACCTCCCGCTCCCCTGGCGGAGATCTTCTCGCAGCCCTACGTCGGCAAGACCTTCGCGCTGCTCTTCCTGAATTTCTTTGGCATGTTCGCCTGGTGGGGACTGTTCACCTGGGTGCCGGCATATTTGACGCTGCCCCTGGATCAGGGCGGGCGCGGCTTCAGTGAATCGGAGAAGACGATTCTGCTCGTGATCCTGAACCTCACCGGCATGCTGCCCGGCTACGCCAGCTTCGGCTGGGTGGCCGATTCGCTCGGCCGGCGCCGCGCCTTCATGCTCTACACCTTCCTGGCCGCGCTGCTGGTGCCGCTCTACGCCATGGCGCAGAGCTTCTGGACGCTGCTGTTGCTGGGCACGCCCGTGGCTTTTTTCGGAACCGGATTCTTCTCCGGCTCGGGCATCATCGGCAGTGAGATCTTCCCCACGCGCGTGCGCGCTCGCGCCCTGGGATTCACTTACAACGGCGCGCGTACGCTCAGTTCGGTTTCGCCGTTCGTCATCGGATGGGCCGCGGAGACGCGCGGGCTGGGCGGCGCATTCATGCTCTGCGCCGGCTCCTTCCTGCTGGCTTCGCTGGTCGCGACGCGCTTGCCGGAGACCAAGGGCAAAGCGCTCGAGTAGCCTCTAAGGCGCGTGCTCGGCCGGAACCCGCCTCGTCCGCTCCGGCATCTGCACCAGGATGGTGGCCGCCAGCACGATCACCATGCCTGCGGCCTGCAGCCATCCGAAGGCTTCGCCGAGGAACAGCATGGCCAGCAGGATGGCAAACACCGGCTCCAGGCAACTGGTCACCACTGCGCGCGTCGCATCCAGGTGGTGCAGTCCGGAAAAGTACAGCGAATACGGAATCAGCATGGACACCAGCGCAAACACCCCCAGGAAGGCCCACTGCTCGCCGGAGTATCCGGCCGCGGCGATCTTCCACGGCGGGTTCACTACCAGCCAGAACAGCGAGCAGCCCAGCAGCGTGTACGTAATCACTCTCCAGCGTTCCTGGCGCTCGAGCAGGAAGCGTCCGCCCACGTTGTACAGCGCGAAGGAAAAGGCCGCACCCAGCGCTGCGGCCACGCCCAGCAGGTCGGCGCGGAACTCGGAACGGCCGAACAGGCCGATGGCCAGCGCGCTGCCGGCCACCGCCATCGCCACACCGCCGCTGCGCGCCGGCGTCGGCCGGTCGAGCCGCCGCGCCAGCATGTAAAGCAATACCCAGATCGGAGCGGTGTATTGCAGGATGATGGCCGTGGCCACCGTGGTGCGCTCGATGGCGTAGTAGTAAAAGAAGTTCGACCCGGCGACGCCGGTCGCGCCCAGGAGCATCGCGCGCAGAGCGTCCCCGCGCGGCATCCGGAACGCGGCCCGGCCGCCGAGCGCGAAAAGCACCAGCGCCAGCACCAGCACCGAAAGCGTGGTCCGCGCCTGCGAGAGAATCAGCGGGTCCAGCTTCCCAATGCCTTCTCCGCCCAGTAGGCGGCCGGTGAACACCGCCTTGCCGAGAGTCGCGGAGAGTCCCCAGCAGAACGTCGCGGCTGCGACGTAGAGGTATCCGCGGACAGGGTGGGCTTTAGAGGAGCTGGTCAAGACGTTCGCGGTCGAACCCAATGATCACCGTTTCGCCGATGACGATGGTGGGAGTGCAGCGGCTGTGGTACGTGCTCACCAGCTCACGCACCGCTTCGGCGTCGCGGGTGACGTCACGGTCGCTGTACTCGATGCCTCTCTCCGAGAGGTAGGCCTTCAGCGCGTGGCACGGCGGTCAGCCGGGTTGAGTGTAGGTCACGACTCGCGGGTCGGTCATGCGGCTCCAAAGACTAGCAGAGGTTCTGCGCGGACTCAATCCACGTACTCGATCTCACTGGTGATCCTGGCCGTCTTCTGCAGCATGGCGGAGACGGAGCAGTACTTTTCCTTCGACAGTCGCACCGCGTCCTCCATCGCCTTCTTCGTAACCTTGCCGCTCACGGTGTAGACGAGGTGGATAGTCTCGTACACGGTAGGCGGCTCCTTGGCACGCTCCGCTTGCGCCCGCACCCGCAGCGCGGTGAAGGGTTCGCGCTTCTTGCGCAGGATGCTGACCACGTCAGTGGCCGTGCACGCGCACAATCCGATCAGCACCAGTTCCATGGGTCCGGGCGCGGTGTTGCGTTGGCGATCGGAGTCGATCGCGAGTGCGTGTCCGCTCGAGGCCTGACCCACGAACCGCTCACCGTCAATCCACTGAACGTTTGACTCAACCATGGGTGGATTTCCTCATTTGTTCATTCCCTCATTTGCTCATTTGCCCGTGCGTTTGAGGGTGTGATGCGAGGCCGCGAAGATCGCCAGGAGTTCGTTGGCCTCACGCAACAGTCCATCCATACGCTTGGCGGGGACGATGCCGGTGTCGACAAGCAGTTCGAGCCAGAACACCGTCTCATCGGCTTCCTCGACGACCACTCCCATCTTCGAGACGAAATCGGGACGCGAGCGTGCCCGGCAAACTGCACGGTAGTTCGCCGCCACGGAGGTGCCAGAACGCAGAAGCTGGCGGCCCATGGTCCGGGCATCGTCCCTCGCCGGAAGAGAGCGGTAGAGATTCACGATCCGGATTGCGAACTTCTTCGTCCTTTGCTTCAGCTCTTCGGCTGGAACCATCTTTCAACCATCGACTTCGCAGAATGAACAAATGAGCGAATGAGTAAATGAAGAAATCATCTTCTGTTGTCCGTACTAGGTTCTGGATGAATGAGGACCTTGAAAAGTTCCGGAGCTTCCTGCTTGAAGCGGATTTCGAGCGCGGTGATGACCTCGTGCATGCGGTCGAGGGGTAGTTCATCGGGCAGGGTGCAGTGGCAGGTGACGTGCGTCTTGCCGCGCACGTTCTTCACCACGATCTCATGCATGTCCAGGATTTCGGGGAATTCGTGCGCGATGCGGCGCAACCGCGCCTCCATCTCCGGATAGCTGGCTTCGTCGCCCGGCTCGATGGTGGCCGGCTCACTCTCGATATGGGTGAGGATGGAAGAGATTTCCGGCACCTCGTCGCGCACCTCGGCTTCGAGCTGCGTCACCAGGTCGTGCGCCTGGCGCAAGCTGAGCTTCTCATCCAGTTCCAGGTGGAGTTCGACGTGCAGCCGCCCGCGCAGGTCTTCCACGCTCACGTCATGCACGTGCAGGTTGTGGCGCGCGGCTACGGCGCGCACGCGATCGAAGATGTTCTCGCCGCCCGCAGGCCGCGGAATGGAGCGCACCACCACGTCGGCGTCCGGCAGCACCCGCTCGACCGCGGCCGTGACTTCGTCCACCAGTTGCTCGGAGCGCTGGAAGGTGACGTTGCGCGCCATGCCCACGGAAAGGTCGGCAAAGTAGCGGTTGCCCGCGCGCCGGATGCGGACCCGGTCCACCTCGAGCACGCCCTCGACCTGCGCCACTTCGTCCAGAATGCGGTTGCGCGCTCCGGGAGGAGCGGCGTCGAGCAGCGCGTCCAGCGTCCGCCGCGCCAGCCGCCCGCTGACGAACAGGATCAGTCCCGCCACCACCAGCGCCGCAATGGGATCGGCCTTGCGCAGCCACGGCATCTCCAGACGGTCGGCCAGTCCCACCAGCGCCAGCCCCACCATGACGACGCCCACCTGCCAGATGTCGGTGCGGAAGTGAAGCGCGTCGGCATCGAGCGCCTCGCTGTTGTACTTGCGCGCTACGCGCAGCAGGGCGCGCGAGCGCCACCAGTCAATCACCATGCTCACGAATAGCACCGCGAACGCCGCCACCGACGGCTCCACGTGCACTTCGCGCAGGAACAGCCGGCCGATGGCCTCCCACACGATCCAGGCGCAGGCCAGGAGCAGGAACGCGGTCTCGATGAACGCCGAGAGGTTCTCGAACTTGCCGTGCCCGTATTGATGGTCGAGATCGGCGGGCTTGTCTGAGACGCGCACCGAGAGCAGCGTCATCACCGTCATGACCAGGTCGAACCCCGAGCTGGCGGCTTCCGAAAGGATGCCCAGGCTGCCGGAGGTGATGCCCACCACCAGCTTGCCCACAGTGATGACCAGCGCGGCGAACACCGAGGCGCGAGCCACCGAGTATTTTTCGCGCCGCATGACCTCCATGGCGGGGTCGGTCGGCGCCGCAGGCGCGGGACTTTTCTCGGCTTGGATCGTTGCCGGCACGACGAACCATTATCCGCTGGCAACGCTTCCGGGGCTAGCGCCGGCACGGCCACCGCACCAAGCCCTGTGCTAGGATGGCCTCTTTCCCTGATGCCCCCGGTTTCCGCATCCACCGTTCTCGTCACCGGGGTGGCCGGCAACCTCGGCCGGCGCCTGGTTCCGCAGCTTTCTGACTTCCACATCGTGGGCGTGGACATGTTCGAGGCGCCGGCGGACATGCCGATTACGCGCTTCGAGGTCATCGACCTGGGGGACGAGGCTTCCTGTCCGCAACTTGTCTCCCTGCTGCGGGAAACCAACCCGTCCGCCGTGGTGCACCTTGCCTTTGTCATCGACCCGCAGCGCGCCGGCGTGCTTGAACTCGATCCCATGTGGCGCATCAACGTGGCGGGAACAGCGCGGGTGATGGAGGCCATCGCCGAATACAACCGCAGCGGCGGCGCCGTGCGCCGCTTCATCTATCCCAGCAGCGTTTCCGCCTACGGTTCCGACCTGCCGGGCATGGTCACCGAGGACTTTCCGCTTGCCGGCCACACCCTTCCCTACGCCGTGCACAAGCATGAAGCCGACGAAGTGGTGCGCCAGCGCGCCTTCTGGCTGGGGGCCTGCAGCACCTGGGTGCTGCGACCGCACATCTTCGCCGGCGCGAGCGTGGAGAACTACCTGGTGGGGGGATTCCGCGGCACGCCCAGCGGCGCGGGCCGACTCGGAGCCTGGATGCGCACGCGCGGCTGGCGTTTGCCTTTCCCCGTGCCCTTCGGCGACCGGTATCTGAAGATACGCTTCCAGTTTGTGCATGTGGATGATGTGGCGCGGCTCATCGCCTGGATCCTCCGGCGCACTGATCCCGGCCCACCGGTGACGACTGTGAACGTCGCCGGACGGGGCGAGCCGCTCACGCTGGAGCGCTGTCTTCAGATCGGCAACAACCGCATGGTGCGCGTGCCCGGCCGGTGGGGCGTCAGAAAAGTTCTCTCCCTGATGTGGAATCTCGGCATCTCGGCCGTGCCCCCGGAGGCCATGCCCTACATCACCAGTTCCTACTTGATGGATCTCACCCGCCTGCGCGAATTGCTGGGCGCGGATTTCGAGAACGTCATCCGCTACACGGTCGA contains:
- a CDS encoding DUF1844 domain-containing protein, with the translated sequence MSEKKKQPEFVVTDRRKFTTEGERREPEAAAETAAPVESPPQPAPQAPAPPAAPPQAAPPPESTAEVPPPPSAAEQATSRDAYRASGRQLDPYMDLRGRRPEDFEMTFEKLVASLYMTALMQLGLMHEEGRRPVADLVGARQTIDTLGLLDEKTRGNLNAAEQNLLEHSLYELRMAFVEVTKQFTKTPPGGEGAS
- a CDS encoding MFS transporter, which gives rise to MTERFAALREITAGQRRTLVAAALGWMLDAFDVMLYALVLASVMGELGMTKAQSGLLNTLTLVASGIGGVLFGFVADRIGRKKALMLSILTYSLCSLGSGFSTSVLMLAVFRFVLGLGMGGEWNTGATLVAETWPTHLRAKAIAIVQSSWAIGFALAALVVWVVMQFYDWRTVFFVGVLPALVILWIRRDVPESEMWLKRHAHVSSATEAPPPAPLAEIFSQPYVGKTFALLFLNFFGMFAWWGLFTWVPAYLTLPLDQGGRGFSESEKTILLVILNLTGMLPGYASFGWVADSLGRRRAFMLYTFLAALLVPLYAMAQSFWTLLLLGTPVAFFGTGFFSGSGIIGSEIFPTRVRARALGFTYNGARTLSSVSPFVIGWAAETRGLGGAFMLCAGSFLLASLVATRLPETKGKALE
- a CDS encoding cation diffusion facilitator family transporter codes for the protein MPATIQAEKSPAPAAPTDPAMEVMRREKYSVARASVFAALVITVGKLVVGITSGSLGILSEAASSGFDLVMTVMTLLSVRVSDKPADLDHQYGHGKFENLSAFIETAFLLLACAWIVWEAIGRLFLREVHVEPSVAAFAVLFVSMVIDWWRSRALLRVARKYNSEALDADALHFRTDIWQVGVVMVGLALVGLADRLEMPWLRKADPIAALVVAGLILFVSGRLARRTLDALLDAAPPGARNRILDEVAQVEGVLEVDRVRIRRAGNRYFADLSVGMARNVTFQRSEQLVDEVTAAVERVLPDADVVVRSIPRPAGGENIFDRVRAVAARHNLHVHDVSVEDLRGRLHVELHLELDEKLSLRQAHDLVTQLEAEVRDEVPEISSILTHIESEPATIEPGDEASYPEMEARLRRIAHEFPEILDMHEIVVKNVRGKTHVTCHCTLPDELPLDRMHEVITALEIRFKQEAPELFKVLIHPEPSTDNRR
- a CDS encoding MBL fold metallo-hydrolase, producing MKAVLTVLGSGTSMGVPTIGCRCAVCTSSDPRDRRTRPSVLIEFNGRVVLIDTTPDFREQAIREGIDRIDAVLYTHGHADHILGLDDLRPLSFRCQGRIPLYAHPSTVERLHSVFRYIFDDDYKYGSLAQVEMQTIAGALELFGARFEPVKIMHGDAEIYGYRFGSAAYLTDFSEIPEESLTRLEGLDVLFLDALRHKPHPTHSTVENSLRLVEHLRPRRAFFTHISHDLPHQETNRTLPPHAQLAHDGLKLEFEI
- a CDS encoding NAD-dependent epimerase/dehydratase family protein; the encoded protein is MPPVSASTVLVTGVAGNLGRRLVPQLSDFHIVGVDMFEAPADMPITRFEVIDLGDEASCPQLVSLLRETNPSAVVHLAFVIDPQRAGVLELDPMWRINVAGTARVMEAIAEYNRSGGAVRRFIYPSSVSAYGSDLPGMVTEDFPLAGHTLPYAVHKHEADEVVRQRAFWLGACSTWVLRPHIFAGASVENYLVGGFRGTPSGAGRLGAWMRTRGWRLPFPVPFGDRYLKIRFQFVHVDDVARLIAWILRRTDPGPPVTTVNVAGRGEPLTLERCLQIGNNRMVRVPGRWGVRKVLSLMWNLGISAVPPEAMPYITSSYLMDLTRLRELLGADFENVIRYTV
- a CDS encoding OsmC family protein, yielding MVESNVQWIDGERFVGQASSGHALAIDSDRQRNTAPGPMELVLIGLCACTATDVVSILRKKREPFTALRVRAQAERAKEPPTVYETIHLVYTVSGKVTKKAMEDAVRLSKEKYCSVSAMLQKTARITSEIEYVD
- a CDS encoding bifunctional riboflavin kinase/FAD synthetase; translated protein: MRTFHGLDDLPSDFGPAVVSVGNFDGVHRAHQEVLRRVVERARERKARSLAVTFEPHPMRILRPDIALKLLTPTAVKLRLLARAGLDATLVLPFTRDLSLTPPQDFAHQILARRLRAVEVHEGANFHFGHRAQGNVERLAEFGRKFGFDVVIYPEMRVRGESVSSSRIRELIRAGQVSRARRLLGRVFSIISTAGRGRGYGHKFTVPTINLSRYDELVPGDGVYITRTRVGEVTFDSVSNVGMRPTFGGDSFAVESHLLHFEEMDISAETEVEVAFLFRLRPEIKFPSVEALREQIARDIGRTHRYFALLERHAPTAP
- a CDS encoding DMT family transporter; amino-acid sequence: MTSSSKAHPVRGYLYVAAATFCWGLSATLGKAVFTGRLLGGEGIGKLDPLILSQARTTLSVLVLALVLFALGGRAAFRMPRGDALRAMLLGATGVAGSNFFYYYAIERTTVATAIILQYTAPIWVLLYMLARRLDRPTPARSGGVAMAVAGSALAIGLFGRSEFRADLLGVAAALGAAFSFALYNVGGRFLLERQERWRVITYTLLGCSLFWLVVNPPWKIAAAGYSGEQWAFLGVFALVSMLIPYSLYFSGLHHLDATRAVVTSCLEPVFAILLAMLFLGEAFGWLQAAGMVIVLAATILVQMPERTRRVPAEHAP
- a CDS encoding four helix bundle protein, producing the protein MVPAEELKQRTKKFAIRIVNLYRSLPARDDARTMGRQLLRSGTSVAANYRAVCRARSRPDFVSKMGVVVEEADETVFWLELLVDTGIVPAKRMDGLLREANELLAIFAASHHTLKRTGK